One Helianthus annuus cultivar XRQ/B chromosome 12, HanXRQr2.0-SUNRISE, whole genome shotgun sequence genomic region harbors:
- the LOC110889105 gene encoding uncharacterized protein LOC110889105 isoform X1, translating to MKKNLKKQDSVIDNRNNEPVIINDDDDEDTESLNSNVASKVRGKKRKLISMVWNYFEMLDTKPGEELMCKCKKCGNKYSADSKNGTGNLNRHIQSCVKITTKDIGQFLLSSNQEKEHGSAATVASDVDKSKNATRVNQQSMDVWKEFETFDTINTTLKKSELEMYLDEQRIDLSQNVQVLDFLKAHAYRYPNLCRMARDVLSIPVSTVASEASFSIGGRILDQYRSTLTPQIVESLICSRDWLFRDSGLQTKEKEAMDAIIEDVISQHNDGEDAMDGED from the exons ATGAAGAAAAACTTAAAAAAGCAAG ATTCCGTGATTGATAATCGTAACAATGAACCGGTTATTAtcaacgatgatgatgatgaagatactGAATCTTTGAATTCTAATGTTGCATCCAAAGTTAGGGGGAAAAAGAGAAAGTTGATTTCAATGGTATGgaactattttgaaatgttagATACAAAACCGGGAGAGGAGTTAATGTGTAAATGCAAAAAGTGTGGAAACAAGTATAGTGCTGATAGCAAGAATGGCACGGGCAATCTAAATCGGCACATACAAAGCTGTGTGAAAATTACAACTAAAGACATTGGCCAGTTTCTTCTATCCTCTAATCAAG AAAAAGAACATGGGTCAGCAGCTACTGTTGCTTCTGATGTGGATAAGTCTAAGAATGCAACAAGAGTCAACCAACAATCAATGGATGTTTGGAAG GAGTTTGAAACATTTGACACTATTAATACAACTTTGAAAAAGAGTGAACTTGAGATGTATTTAGATGAACAAAGAATTGATTTATCTCAAAATGTCCAAGTTCTTGATTTTTTGAAAGCACATGCATATCGTTATCCAAATTTGTGTAGAATGGCAAGAGATGTTTTATCTATTCCAGTATCAACTGTTGCTTCTGAAGCTTCTTTTAGTATTGGTGGAAGAATTCTAGATCAATATCGTAGCACATTAACCCCACAAATTGTTGAGTCACTGATATGTAGTCGGGATTGGCTTTTTAGAGATTCAG GTTTGCAAACAAAAGAAAAGGAAGCAATGGATGCTATTATTGAAGATGTTATTTCTCAACACAATGATGGTGAAGATGCAATGGATGGTGAAGATTGA
- the LOC110889105 gene encoding zinc finger BED domain-containing protein RICESLEEPER 2-like isoform X2: MFAKFNKYWAEFNLVLAVAVIFDPRYKLHMLELTYNRLYGEESVEFKKVKSTLFGIYDEYLEKEHGSAATVASDVDKSKNATRVNQQSMDVWKEFETFDTINTTLKKSELEMYLDEQRIDLSQNVQVLDFLKAHAYRYPNLCRMARDVLSIPVSTVASEASFSIGGRILDQYRSTLTPQIVESLICSRDWLFRDSGLQTKEKEAMDAIIEDVISQHNDGEDAMDGED, encoded by the exons ATGTTTGCTAAATTTAACAAATATTGGGCTGAATTTAATCTTGTATTAGCTGTGGCTGTGATATTTGATCCTCGATATAAATTGCATATGTTAGAGTTAACATATAATAGACTGTATGGTGAAGAATCCGTTGAGTTCAAAAAGGTAAAAAGCACACTTTTTGGCATTTATGATGAGTATTTAGAAAAAGAACATGGGTCAGCAGCTACTGTTGCTTCTGATGTGGATAAGTCTAAGAATGCAACAAGAGTCAACCAACAATCAATGGATGTTTGGAAG GAGTTTGAAACATTTGACACTATTAATACAACTTTGAAAAAGAGTGAACTTGAGATGTATTTAGATGAACAAAGAATTGATTTATCTCAAAATGTCCAAGTTCTTGATTTTTTGAAAGCACATGCATATCGTTATCCAAATTTGTGTAGAATGGCAAGAGATGTTTTATCTATTCCAGTATCAACTGTTGCTTCTGAAGCTTCTTTTAGTATTGGTGGAAGAATTCTAGATCAATATCGTAGCACATTAACCCCACAAATTGTTGAGTCACTGATATGTAGTCGGGATTGGCTTTTTAGAGATTCAG GTTTGCAAACAAAAGAAAAGGAAGCAATGGATGCTATTATTGAAGATGTTATTTCTCAACACAATGATGGTGAAGATGCAATGGATGGTGAAGATTGA